One Balaenoptera musculus isolate JJ_BM4_2016_0621 chromosome 13, mBalMus1.pri.v3, whole genome shotgun sequence genomic region harbors:
- the ASXL2 gene encoding putative Polycomb group protein ASXL2 isoform X2, whose product MREKGRRKKGRTWAEAAKTVLEKYPNTPMSHKEILQVIQREGLKEISGTSPLACLNAMLHTNSRGEEGIFYKVPGRMGVYTLKKDVPDGVKELSEGSEESSDGQSDSQSSENSSSSSDGGSNKEGKKSRWKRKVSSRLSQPSSPQSGCPSPTIPAGKVISPSQKHSKKALKQALKQQQQKKQQQQQCRPSMSISSNQHLSLKTVKAASDSVAAKPAIWEGKQSDGQSSSPQNSNSSFSSSVKVENPLLGLGKKSFQRSDRLHTRQMKRTKCAEIDVETPDSILVNTNLRALINKHTFSVLPGDCQQRLLLLLPEVDRQVGPDGLMKLNGSALNNEFFTSAAQGWKERLSEGEFTPEMQVRIRQEIEKEKKVEPWKEQFFESYYGQSSGLSLEDSKKLTASPNDPKVKKTPAEQPKSMLPSEASPVSIVPVIPQLVSKEEVLQLPSPVRKEEHESQDKMQPNSKSPEPLLSSATNTNELSSVPPIKCPKDEALLEQKPVASAEQEPEKENHLTTTSNYNKNESQEALVTSLSKPKSPGVATTVVKPIVEAGLQETAVKEPPSALADHSPESLKRKSSVTQEEAPANWEKRPRVTENRQHQQPFQVSPQPFLSRGDRFQVRKVPPLKIPVSRISPMPFPTSQVSPRARFPISITSPNRTGARTLADIKAKAQLVKAQRAAAAAAAAAAAAASVGGTIPGPGPGGGQGPGEGAERRTARGGSPDSNRVSETGKGPTLELAGTGSRGGTRELLPCGPETQPQSETKTPGQAQSHSVSGAQLQQTSSVPPPSAISGACSSVPSPAHANTPPPALGKVSNEKLNPSRAAATVASLSHPQGPSNGRQEKAPPTPADPALIAGASPVHFAVDGTVEPKAGSSKNTPNPPASAEISASASVDMTPSPLTSLLTTASLEKLPVPQVVVTIAPTGSAPSSSTLPAASSLKTLGASSSMNGPISRPSSNIPANNPLVTQLLQGKDVPLEQILPKPLTKVEMKTVPLTTKEEKGMMIGALAGTSVTENSTREEVNERQSHPATQQLGKSLQSKQLPQVPRPLQLFSGKDLRDASIDTHQYQEGLSKATQDQILQTLIQRVRRQNVLSFVQPSQFNFTHSGFQLEDISTSQRFMLGFAGRRTSKPAMAGHYLLNISTYGRGSESLRRTHSVNPEDRFCLSSPTEALKMGYTDCKNAAEDSSSGKEDDTDEESTGDEQESVMVKEEPQASQSSGKCEASSGPHSRETLSTSDCSAKKNVKAETPVPEQTTLSKENYLFTRSQTFDEKTLARDFIQAAQKQMAHAARGKTVRSSPELFNSTALPLPADSPTHQSLLLPPLQTPKLYGSPTQIGPSYRGMINVSTSSDLDHNSAVAGMPDCSQVPSNVGDVMSFSVTVTTIPAGQAMNPSNHGQTIPVQAFPEENSIEDTPSKCYCRLKAMIMCKGCGAFCHDDCIGPSKLCVSCLVVR is encoded by the exons TATCGTCTAGACTGTCACAACCTTCCTCTCCTCAGTCAGGCTGCCCATCACCCACCATTCCAGCAGGTAAAGTCATTTCTCCGTCACAGAAGCACAGCAAGAAGGCACTAAAGCAG GCTCTAAAACAGCAacagcagaagaaacagcagcagcagcaatgcAGGCCAAGCATGTCCATCTCCTCCAACCAGCACCTCTCTCTGAAGACTGTCAAAGCAGCCAGTGACTCTGTAGCTGCCAAACCTG cAATATGGGAAGGAAAGCAATCTGACGGACAGTCAAGCAGCCCTCAGAACTCAAACTCTAGCTTTTCTTCTTCAGTTAAAGTGGAAAATCCTTTGCTAGGCCTGGGAAAGAAGTCATTCCAGAGGTCTGACAGGCTTCACACAA gGCAAATGAAGAGGACTAAATGTGCTGAAATTGATGTTGAGACACCAGACTCCATTCTGGTTAATACAAACCTACGAGCACTAATCAACAAACACACCTTTTCAGTCCTTCCTGGAGATTGCCAACAGCGACTGCTTCTACTACTTCCAGAGGTGGATCGACAG GTTGGTCCAGATGGTCTGATGAAGTTAAATGGCTCAGCCCTTAATAATGAATTCTTCACTTCAGCAGCCCAAGGCTGGAAGGAAAGACTTTCAGAAG GTGAGTTTACACCTGAGATGCAGGTGAGAATTCGACAAGAGattgagaaggagaaaaaagtagaGCCTTGGAAAGAACAATTCTTTGAAAGCTACTATGGTCAGAG TTCTGGCCTGAGCCTTGAAGATTCAAAGAAATTGACAGCTTCACCCAACGATCCCAAAGTAAAGAAAACCCCAGCTGAGCAACCAAAATCCATGCTTCCTTCAGAGGCCTCTCCTGTCAGTATAGTCCCAGTAATTCCCCAGTTAGTGTCTAAAGAAGAAGTACTGCAACTGCCATCACCAGTCAGAAAAGAAGAGCATGAAAGCCAAGATAAGATGCAGCCAAACTCCAAATCCCCAGAGCCCCTACTTTCCTCAGCTACCAATACAAATGAGCTTAGCAGCGTTCCTCCCATCAAGTGCCCAAAGGATGAGGCTCTCTTGGAGCAAAAGCCAGTTGCCTCTGCTGAACAGGAGCCTGAGAAAGAGAATCATCTCACTACAACTTcaaattataacaaaaatgaaagccAAGAAGCTTTAGTTACATCCCTGAGCAAACCCAAGAGCCCTGGGGTAGCAACAACAGTAGTGAAGCCCATAGTGGAAGCAGGTCTACAGGAGACCGCTGTGAAAGAGCCTCCGTCAGCTCTGGCTGATCACAGCCCAGAAAGCCTCAAGAGGAAATCTTCTGTCACCCAAGAAGAGGCCCCTGCAAACTGGGAGAAAAGACCGCGTGTCACTGAGAATCGCCAGCACCAGCAGCCATTTCAAGTCTCCCCACAGCCCTTTCTCAGTAGAGGGGACAGGTTCCAGGTGCGGAAAGTACCACCTCTCAAG ATCCCGGTCTCCAGAATCTCCCCCATGCCGTTTCCTACATCGCAGGTCTCTCCCAGGGCTCGTTTTCCAATCTCCATCACTAGTCCTAACAGAACAGGAGCCAGAACTCTCGCAGACATCAAAGCAAAAGCCCAGCTGGTCAAAGCACAGAGGGcagcagctgctgctgcagccgcaGCTGCTGCAGCCGCCTCAGTTGGAGGGACCATTCCAGGACCTGGCCCAGGGGGTGGACAAGGTCCAGGAGAGGGGGCTGAAAGGAGAACTGCTAGAGGAGGGAGTCCAGACTCAAACAGAGTCAGTGAAACTGGAAAGGGCCCCACACTGGAACTGGCAGGAACTGGAAGCAGGGGAGGTACGAGAGAGCTTTTACCCTGTGGTCCAGAGACTCAGCCCCAATCTGAGACCAAGACCCCAGGCCAGGCACAGTCTCACAGTGTCTCTGGAGCACAACTACAGCAAACCTCCTCAGTGCCTCCACCATCTGCCATCAGTGGAGCGTGCTCAAGTGTCCCGTCACCAGCCCACGCTAACACACCCCCACCAGCTTTAGGGAAAGTAAGTAATGAAAAACTGAATCCCTCCAGGGCGGCAGCCACGGTGGCCTCTCTTAGCCACCCACAGGGGCCCAGTAATGGTAGGCAGGAGAAAGCACCTCCTACTCCAGCAGATCCTGCTCTAATCGCAGGTGCCTCACCTGTTCATTTTGCAGTCGATGGCACAGTTGAGCCCAAAGCAGGTTCTAGTAAGAATACACCAAACCCTCCAGCCTCGGCAGAGATAAGTGCTAGTGCTTCAGTGGATATGACTCCCTcccctttaacatctttattaacaACAGCCTCTTTAGAGAAGCTTCCTGTACCCCAGGTCGTTGTAACCATAGCACCTACTGGATCAGCTCCATCCTCGAGCACTTTGCCAGCAGCTTCTAGCCTTAAGACCCTGGGAGCTTCTTCAAGTATGAATGGACCCATTTCGAGGCCAAGCTCTAATATCCCTGCTAATAATCCTTTGGTAACTCAGCTGCTGCAAGGCAAAGATGTTCCCCTGGAGCAAATTCTGCCTAAACCTCTCACCAAAGTTGAAATGAAAACTGTTCCACTAactacaaaagaggaaaaggggatgATGATAGGAGCACTCGCAGGTACCAGCGTAACAGAAAATAGCACCAGAGAGGAAGTTAATGAGAGACAGTCCCATCCAGCTACACAGCAACTGGGTAAAAGTTTGCAAAGTAAGCAGCTCCCCCAGGTTCCAAGACCCCTTCAGCTCTTTTCAGGTAAGGATCTAAGGGACGCTAGCATTGACACACACCAATACCAAGAAGGACTAAGTAAAGCAACCCAAGATCAGATCCTTCAGACACTCATCCAAAGGGTTCGGAGGCAGAATGTTCTCTCGTTTGTGCAGCCCTCCCAGTTCAACTTCACTCACTCAGGTTTCCAGTTAGAGGACATCTCCACAAGCCAGAGGTTTATGCTGGGTTTTGCTGGCAGAAGGACATCCAAGCCTGCAATGGCAGGTCACTACTTACTTAACATTTCCACCTATGGCCGGGGTTCAGAGAGCCTTAGGAGGACCCATTCTGTAAACCCCGAAGACCGATTTTGTCTAAGTAGCCCCACTGAGGCCTTGAAAATGGGATATACAGATTGTAAAAATGCAGCAGAAGATAGTAGCAGCGGTAAAGAAGATGATACTGATGAGGAAAGTACTGGTGATGAGCAAGAATCTGTCATGGTGAAGGAGGAGCCGCAGGCTTCCCAGAGTTCTGGCAAGTGTGAAGCAAGTTCAGGACCCCACAGTAGAGAAACCCTATCCACCAGTGACTGTTCAGCTAAAAAGAATGTGAAGGCAGAGACACCAGTGCCTGAGCAAACCACTTTAAGCAAGGAAAATTACCTGTTCACTAGAAGCCAAACATTTGATGAGAAGACCCTAGCCAGAGATTTTATTCAGGCAGCACAGAAGCAGATGGCTCACGCGGCGAGAGGTAAGACCGTGCGGAGCAGCCCCGAGCTTTTCAATTCTACTGCTCTTCCTCTACCTGCAGACAGTCCTACCCATCAGTCTCTACTCCTTCCACCGCTGCAAACCCCAAAGCTGTATGGAAGCCCCACACAGATTGGGCCAAGCTACAGAGGCATGATCAACGTCTCCACCTCATCGGACTTGGACCATAACTCCGCCGTAGCGGGGATGCCTGACTGTAGCCAGGTACCTAGCAATGTCGGGGATGTCATGTCCTTTTCAGTGACTGTCACGACCATCCCTGCTGGCCAAGCTATGAATCCGAGCAACCACGGCCAGACCATTCCTGTTCAGGCCTTTCCTGAAGAGAACAGCATAGAGGACACACCTTCGAAATGTTACTGCCGATTGAAAGCCATGATCATGTGCAAGGGGTGTGGAGCCTTCTGCCACGATGATTGCATTGGCCCCTCCAAACTGTGTGTCTCCTGCCTTGTCGTTCGGTAA
- the ASXL2 gene encoding putative Polycomb group protein ASXL2 isoform X5 encodes MLHTNSRGEEGIFYKVPGRMGVYTLKKDVPDGVKELSEGSEESSDGQSDSQSSENSSSSSDGGSNKEGKKSRWKRKVSSRLSQPSSPQSGCPSPTIPAGKVISPSQKHSKKALKQALKQQQQKKQQQQQCRPSMSISSNQHLSLKTVKAASDSVAAKPAIWEGKQSDGQSSSPQNSNSSFSSSVKVENPLLGLGKKSFQRSDRLHTRQMKRTKCAEIDVETPDSILVNTNLRALINKHTFSVLPGDCQQRLLLLLPEVDRQVGPDGLMKLNGSALNNEFFTSAAQGWKERLSEGEFTPEMQVRIRQEIEKEKKVEPWKEQFFESYYGQSSGLSLEDSKKLTASPNDPKVKKTPAEQPKSMLPSEASPVSIVPVIPQLVSKEEVLQLPSPVRKEEHESQDKMQPNSKSPEPLLSSATNTNELSSVPPIKCPKDEALLEQKPVASAEQEPEKENHLTTTSNYNKNESQEALVTSLSKPKSPGVATTVVKPIVEAGLQETAVKEPPSALADHSPESLKRKSSVTQEEAPANWEKRPRVTENRQHQQPFQVSPQPFLSRGDRFQVRKVPPLKIPVSRISPMPFPTSQVSPRARFPISITSPNRTGARTLADIKAKAQLVKAQRAAAAAAAAAAAAASVGGTIPGPGPGGGQGPGEGAERRTARGGSPDSNRVSETGKGPTLELAGTGSRGGTRELLPCGPETQPQSETKTPGQAQSHSVSGAQLQQTSSVPPPSAISGACSSVPSPAHANTPPPALGKVSNEKLNPSRAAATVASLSHPQGPSNGRQEKAPPTPADPALIAGASPVHFAVDGTVEPKAGSSKNTPNPPASAEISASASVDMTPSPLTSLLTTASLEKLPVPQVVVTIAPTGSAPSSSTLPAASSLKTLGASSSMNGPISRPSSNIPANNPLVTQLLQGKDVPLEQILPKPLTKVEMKTVPLTTKEEKGMMIGALAGTSVTENSTREEVNERQSHPATQQLGKSLQSKQLPQVPRPLQLFSGKDLRDASIDTHQYQEGLSKATQDQILQTLIQRVRRQNVLSFVQPSQFNFTHSGFQLEDISTSQRFMLGFAGRRTSKPAMAGHYLLNISTYGRGSESLRRTHSVNPEDRFCLSSPTEALKMGYTDCKNAAEDSSSGKEDDTDEESTGDEQESVMVKEEPQASQSSGKCEASSGPHSRETLSTSDCSAKKNVKAETPVPEQTTLSKENYLFTRSQTFDEKTLARDFIQAAQKQMAHAARGKTVRSSPELFNSTALPLPADSPTHQSLLLPPLQTPKLYGSPTQIGPSYRGMINVSTSSDLDHNSAVAGMPDCSQVPSNVGDVMSFSVTVTTIPAGQAMNPSNHGQTIPVQAFPEENSIEDTPSKCYCRLKAMIMCKGCGAFCHDDCIGPSKLCVSCLVVR; translated from the exons TATCGTCTAGACTGTCACAACCTTCCTCTCCTCAGTCAGGCTGCCCATCACCCACCATTCCAGCAGGTAAAGTCATTTCTCCGTCACAGAAGCACAGCAAGAAGGCACTAAAGCAG GCTCTAAAACAGCAacagcagaagaaacagcagcagcagcaatgcAGGCCAAGCATGTCCATCTCCTCCAACCAGCACCTCTCTCTGAAGACTGTCAAAGCAGCCAGTGACTCTGTAGCTGCCAAACCTG cAATATGGGAAGGAAAGCAATCTGACGGACAGTCAAGCAGCCCTCAGAACTCAAACTCTAGCTTTTCTTCTTCAGTTAAAGTGGAAAATCCTTTGCTAGGCCTGGGAAAGAAGTCATTCCAGAGGTCTGACAGGCTTCACACAA gGCAAATGAAGAGGACTAAATGTGCTGAAATTGATGTTGAGACACCAGACTCCATTCTGGTTAATACAAACCTACGAGCACTAATCAACAAACACACCTTTTCAGTCCTTCCTGGAGATTGCCAACAGCGACTGCTTCTACTACTTCCAGAGGTGGATCGACAG GTTGGTCCAGATGGTCTGATGAAGTTAAATGGCTCAGCCCTTAATAATGAATTCTTCACTTCAGCAGCCCAAGGCTGGAAGGAAAGACTTTCAGAAG GTGAGTTTACACCTGAGATGCAGGTGAGAATTCGACAAGAGattgagaaggagaaaaaagtagaGCCTTGGAAAGAACAATTCTTTGAAAGCTACTATGGTCAGAG TTCTGGCCTGAGCCTTGAAGATTCAAAGAAATTGACAGCTTCACCCAACGATCCCAAAGTAAAGAAAACCCCAGCTGAGCAACCAAAATCCATGCTTCCTTCAGAGGCCTCTCCTGTCAGTATAGTCCCAGTAATTCCCCAGTTAGTGTCTAAAGAAGAAGTACTGCAACTGCCATCACCAGTCAGAAAAGAAGAGCATGAAAGCCAAGATAAGATGCAGCCAAACTCCAAATCCCCAGAGCCCCTACTTTCCTCAGCTACCAATACAAATGAGCTTAGCAGCGTTCCTCCCATCAAGTGCCCAAAGGATGAGGCTCTCTTGGAGCAAAAGCCAGTTGCCTCTGCTGAACAGGAGCCTGAGAAAGAGAATCATCTCACTACAACTTcaaattataacaaaaatgaaagccAAGAAGCTTTAGTTACATCCCTGAGCAAACCCAAGAGCCCTGGGGTAGCAACAACAGTAGTGAAGCCCATAGTGGAAGCAGGTCTACAGGAGACCGCTGTGAAAGAGCCTCCGTCAGCTCTGGCTGATCACAGCCCAGAAAGCCTCAAGAGGAAATCTTCTGTCACCCAAGAAGAGGCCCCTGCAAACTGGGAGAAAAGACCGCGTGTCACTGAGAATCGCCAGCACCAGCAGCCATTTCAAGTCTCCCCACAGCCCTTTCTCAGTAGAGGGGACAGGTTCCAGGTGCGGAAAGTACCACCTCTCAAG ATCCCGGTCTCCAGAATCTCCCCCATGCCGTTTCCTACATCGCAGGTCTCTCCCAGGGCTCGTTTTCCAATCTCCATCACTAGTCCTAACAGAACAGGAGCCAGAACTCTCGCAGACATCAAAGCAAAAGCCCAGCTGGTCAAAGCACAGAGGGcagcagctgctgctgcagccgcaGCTGCTGCAGCCGCCTCAGTTGGAGGGACCATTCCAGGACCTGGCCCAGGGGGTGGACAAGGTCCAGGAGAGGGGGCTGAAAGGAGAACTGCTAGAGGAGGGAGTCCAGACTCAAACAGAGTCAGTGAAACTGGAAAGGGCCCCACACTGGAACTGGCAGGAACTGGAAGCAGGGGAGGTACGAGAGAGCTTTTACCCTGTGGTCCAGAGACTCAGCCCCAATCTGAGACCAAGACCCCAGGCCAGGCACAGTCTCACAGTGTCTCTGGAGCACAACTACAGCAAACCTCCTCAGTGCCTCCACCATCTGCCATCAGTGGAGCGTGCTCAAGTGTCCCGTCACCAGCCCACGCTAACACACCCCCACCAGCTTTAGGGAAAGTAAGTAATGAAAAACTGAATCCCTCCAGGGCGGCAGCCACGGTGGCCTCTCTTAGCCACCCACAGGGGCCCAGTAATGGTAGGCAGGAGAAAGCACCTCCTACTCCAGCAGATCCTGCTCTAATCGCAGGTGCCTCACCTGTTCATTTTGCAGTCGATGGCACAGTTGAGCCCAAAGCAGGTTCTAGTAAGAATACACCAAACCCTCCAGCCTCGGCAGAGATAAGTGCTAGTGCTTCAGTGGATATGACTCCCTcccctttaacatctttattaacaACAGCCTCTTTAGAGAAGCTTCCTGTACCCCAGGTCGTTGTAACCATAGCACCTACTGGATCAGCTCCATCCTCGAGCACTTTGCCAGCAGCTTCTAGCCTTAAGACCCTGGGAGCTTCTTCAAGTATGAATGGACCCATTTCGAGGCCAAGCTCTAATATCCCTGCTAATAATCCTTTGGTAACTCAGCTGCTGCAAGGCAAAGATGTTCCCCTGGAGCAAATTCTGCCTAAACCTCTCACCAAAGTTGAAATGAAAACTGTTCCACTAactacaaaagaggaaaaggggatgATGATAGGAGCACTCGCAGGTACCAGCGTAACAGAAAATAGCACCAGAGAGGAAGTTAATGAGAGACAGTCCCATCCAGCTACACAGCAACTGGGTAAAAGTTTGCAAAGTAAGCAGCTCCCCCAGGTTCCAAGACCCCTTCAGCTCTTTTCAGGTAAGGATCTAAGGGACGCTAGCATTGACACACACCAATACCAAGAAGGACTAAGTAAAGCAACCCAAGATCAGATCCTTCAGACACTCATCCAAAGGGTTCGGAGGCAGAATGTTCTCTCGTTTGTGCAGCCCTCCCAGTTCAACTTCACTCACTCAGGTTTCCAGTTAGAGGACATCTCCACAAGCCAGAGGTTTATGCTGGGTTTTGCTGGCAGAAGGACATCCAAGCCTGCAATGGCAGGTCACTACTTACTTAACATTTCCACCTATGGCCGGGGTTCAGAGAGCCTTAGGAGGACCCATTCTGTAAACCCCGAAGACCGATTTTGTCTAAGTAGCCCCACTGAGGCCTTGAAAATGGGATATACAGATTGTAAAAATGCAGCAGAAGATAGTAGCAGCGGTAAAGAAGATGATACTGATGAGGAAAGTACTGGTGATGAGCAAGAATCTGTCATGGTGAAGGAGGAGCCGCAGGCTTCCCAGAGTTCTGGCAAGTGTGAAGCAAGTTCAGGACCCCACAGTAGAGAAACCCTATCCACCAGTGACTGTTCAGCTAAAAAGAATGTGAAGGCAGAGACACCAGTGCCTGAGCAAACCACTTTAAGCAAGGAAAATTACCTGTTCACTAGAAGCCAAACATTTGATGAGAAGACCCTAGCCAGAGATTTTATTCAGGCAGCACAGAAGCAGATGGCTCACGCGGCGAGAGGTAAGACCGTGCGGAGCAGCCCCGAGCTTTTCAATTCTACTGCTCTTCCTCTACCTGCAGACAGTCCTACCCATCAGTCTCTACTCCTTCCACCGCTGCAAACCCCAAAGCTGTATGGAAGCCCCACACAGATTGGGCCAAGCTACAGAGGCATGATCAACGTCTCCACCTCATCGGACTTGGACCATAACTCCGCCGTAGCGGGGATGCCTGACTGTAGCCAGGTACCTAGCAATGTCGGGGATGTCATGTCCTTTTCAGTGACTGTCACGACCATCCCTGCTGGCCAAGCTATGAATCCGAGCAACCACGGCCAGACCATTCCTGTTCAGGCCTTTCCTGAAGAGAACAGCATAGAGGACACACCTTCGAAATGTTACTGCCGATTGAAAGCCATGATCATGTGCAAGGGGTGTGGAGCCTTCTGCCACGATGATTGCATTGGCCCCTCCAAACTGTGTGTCTCCTGCCTTGTCGTTCGGTAA